The Phoenix dactylifera cultivar Barhee BC4 chromosome 9, palm_55x_up_171113_PBpolish2nd_filt_p, whole genome shotgun sequence genome window below encodes:
- the LOC103722034 gene encoding uncharacterized protein LOC103722034 codes for MAADVSSLARMPSGYNKEEGEGKRDLVTRDLLGGGAVLGSAGEVDLERQVPAGWERRLDLLSGKAYLQKRESNPSSRQVQDLNLPPPPASAAVGVGLSEDFTALDLKLAAVPPPPAAAAASSSASFDYLSVCTLEKVKSALERAERESRIRLPLRGQFDGSPSPSSSSTTSSSIKRRAAVDQDEDGATDVSNSSGGMIAAGCPGCLLYVLIAKVDPRCPRCDSHVPLPALKKKPKIDLNSAHTDWN; via the exons ATGGCGGCGGATGTGAGCTCTTTGGCGCGGATGCCGAGCGGGTACAacaaggaggagggggaggggaagaGGGATTTGGTCACCAGGGACCTCCTCGGCGGCGGCGCGGTGCTGGGGTCCGCGGGGGAGGTGGATCTCGAGCGCCAGGTGCCGGCCGGCTGGGAGCGGCGACTTGATCTATTG TCCGGTAAAGCGTACCTCCAGAAGCGCGAGTCCAATCCGTCGTCCCGCCAAGTCCAAGACCTCAACCTTCCCCCACCGCccgcctccgccgccgtcgGCGTCGGCCTCTCGGAAGATTTCACAGCGCTCGACCTCAAGCTGGCAGCGGTCCCGCCCccacccgccgccgccgccgcctcctcctccgcctccttcgATTACCTTAGCGTGTGTACCCTGGAGAAGGTCAAGTCCGCTTTGGAGCGCGCCGAGCGCGAGTCCCGCATCCGCCTCCCCCTCCGCGGCCAATTCGACGGCTCcccttctccctcctcctcctccaccacctcctcctccatcaAACGGCGCGCCGCGGTCGATCAGGACGAGGACGGCGCCACCGACGTCTCCAATTCCTCCGGCGGGATGATCGCCGCCGGTTGCCCCGGGTGCCTCCTCTACGTCCTCATCGCCAAGGTTGACCCCAGGTGCCCCCGGTGTGACTCGCACGTGCCGCTCCCTGCCCTCAAAAAGAAGCCTAAAATTGACCTCAACTCGGCACACACCGACTGGAATTAG